The genomic segment CTGCTTCACGTGACCGGTGGCCTCCGGTACATGTTGCGGCGGTGGTGGATGCAACCATATGGCGTCCGTGCCAAGGTGCATCTGGGTACATGCTATCCGACCTTAACGGTATACGTTCGACTATGTGCTCAAACTCGCGTCACCATATTGGTACGACGACTCCGTTCGAGGTGCCGACCTGTGAGCTGGGGCACGTGCATTTGCTGCGTGTGTTTTTCTTCGGCCGAGCAATCTCTTCTGGACCTATGACGATTCTGCTCACCGGAGGCAGACCAAGAAAAGAAATGGGCCGCTCCTTTTTTCTTCCTCCGTACCCAAACCCACCTTAGAATTGGTGTTGCGCAAACTTGCGCACCCTAACCACACGAACTTACGTCTACTTTTCCTTTGCTGAGCTTCGTGTGATAACCAAAAATGGTGAACTTCACCGTCGATGAGATTCGTGGTCTTATGGACCACCCTACCAACATTCGTAACATGTGTGTTATTGCACACGTCGACCACGGCAAGTCGACGCTGACTGACTCTCTGGTGTCGAAGGCCGGTATTATTGCCCACGCCAAGGCTGGTGACATGCGTTTCATGGACACTCGTGACGACGAGAAGGAGCGTGGTATCACGATCAAGTCGACTGCCATCTCGATGTATTTCCCCATTGACAAGGATGAGCTTCCTGCGATCCAGCAGCCCACTAAGGGCAATGAGTTCTTGATCAACTTGATCGACTCGCCTGGTCACGTTGACTTCTCGTCGGAAGTCACTGCTGCCCTTCGTGTCACGGATGGTGCccttgtcgtcgtcgactGTATCGAGGGTGTCTGTGTCCAGACGGAAACGGTGTTGCGCCAGGCCCTTGGTGAGCGTATCAAGCCTGTGGTCTGTCTGAACAAGGTGGACCGTGCTCTTCTTGAGCTGCAGGTCGACAAGGAAGACCTCTACCAGTCGTTTGCTCGTACGATCGAGTCGGCAAACGTGGTGATTGCCACGTACAACGACCCTGTGCTCGGTGAGTCGCAGGTGTACCCTGAAAAGGGTACTGTTGCCTTCGGTTCGGGTCTGCACGGCTGGGCCTTCACGCTCCGTCAGTTCGCTGCCCGTTACGCCAAGAAGTTCGGTGTGGACAAGTCGAAGATGATGACCAAGCTCTGGGGTGAGAACTTCTTCAACCCCAAGACCAAGAAGTGGTCGTCGAAGGAGGTGGACTCTGAAGGAAAcaagctcgagcgtgcTTTCAACATGTTCGTTCTTGACCCGATCTACCGTATCTTTGACTCGATCATGAACTTTAAGAAGGAGGAGACGACCAAGTTGCTTGAGAAGCTCGAGATTGCTCTTACGTCGGATGAGCAAGACCTCGAGGGCAAGGCTCTCCTCAAGGTGGTCATGCGCAAGTTCCTGCCTGCTGGTGACGCTCTTTTGGAGATGGTTGTTATCAACTTGCCATCGCCTGTGACGGCTCAGCGCTACCGTGTTGAGACGCTTTACGAGGGTCCTATGGATGACGAGTCGGCCATTGGTATCCGTGACTGTGACCCTAACGGTCCTCTCATGCTTTACGTCTCGAAGATGGTGCCCACCTCCGATAAGGGTCGTTTCTACGCCTTTGGTCGTATCTTCTCGGGTACTGTTCGCTCTGGTCCTAAGATCCGCATCCAGGGTCCTAACTACGTGCCTGGCAAGAAGGACGACCTGTTCGTGAAGTCCATTCAGCGTACGGTTCTGATGATGGGTCGTTACATTGAGCCCATTGAGGACTGCCCTGCCGGTAATATTTTGGGTCTGGTCGGTGTTGACCAGTTCTTGCTCAAGAGCGGTACGCTTACGTCGTCGGAGACGGCTCACAACATGAGGGTCATGAAGTTCTCCGTGTCGCCAGTCGTGCAGGTTGCCGTCGAGGTGAAGAACGCCAATGACCTGCCTAAGCTGGTCGAAGGTCTTAAGCGTCTCTCGAAGTCTGACCCCTGTGTGCAGTCGTGGATTGCCGAGTCGGGTGAGCACATTGTTGCCGGTGCTGGTGAGTTGCACC from the Malassezia restricta chromosome II, complete sequence genome contains:
- a CDS encoding elongation factor 2, which gives rise to MVNFTVDEIRGLMDHPTNIRNMCVIAHVDHGKSTLTDSLVSKAGIIAHAKAGDMRFMDTRDDEKERGITIKSTAISMYFPIDKDELPAIQQPTKGNEFLINLIDSPGHVDFSSEVTAALRVTDGALVVVDCIEGVCVQTETVLRQALGERIKPVVCLNKVDRALLELQVDKEDLYQSFARTIESANVVIATYNDPVLGESQVYPEKGTVAFGSGLHGWAFTLRQFAARYAKKFGVDKSKMMTKLWGENFFNPKTKKWSSKEVDSEGNKLERAFNMFVLDPIYRIFDSIMNFKKEETTKLLEKLEIALTSDEQDLEGKALLKVVMRKFLPAGDALLEMVVINLPSPVTAQRYRVETLYEGPMDDESAIGIRDCDPNGPLMLYVSKMVPTSDKGRFYAFGRIFSGTVRSGPKIRIQGPNYVPGKKDDLFVKSIQRTVLMMGRYIEPIEDCPAGNILGLVGVDQFLLKSGTLTSSETAHNMRVMKFSVSPVVQVAVEVKNANDLPKLVEGLKRLSKSDPCVQSWIAESGEHIVAGAGELHLEICLNDLENDHAGIPLKISEPVVGYRETVQAESSMVALSKSQNKHNRLYVTAQPIDEELCKEIETGKVNPRDDFKIRARHLADNYGWDVTDARKIWCFGPETTGPNLLVDVTKGVQYLNEIKDSCVAAFQWATKEGVCCEENVRGVRYNIMDVTLHTDAIHRGGGQIIPTTRRVCNAAALLAQPGLQEPMYLVEIQCPDTGLGGIYSTLNKRRGQVFSEEPRVGTPMVTVKAYLPVSESFGFNGDLRQATGGQAFPQSVFDHWAVMNGDASDKNGKLYELVKSIRIRKGLKEDVPDLSVYYDKL